In Juglans microcarpa x Juglans regia isolate MS1-56 chromosome 8D, Jm3101_v1.0, whole genome shotgun sequence, the following are encoded in one genomic region:
- the LOC121242620 gene encoding glycosyltransferase BC10-like → MKNKLQQGSAMSSPKLLLNAQMHLHSLIFYFLLFCSGLALGLTLSFYLRDFSFNLHLNQLLIPTLKSSSSSPPSSSSPPCPPTFLSFKTTAAKINNNHSRVGLTEFLKPPHVMHDMEDEQLLWRASMVPRIHDFPFKRTPKVAFMFLTKGPVLLAPLWEMFFKGHEGLYSVYVHPNPSFNGTVPQNSVFHGRRIPSKAVRWGKFNMVEAERRLLANALLDMSNQRFVLLSESCIPLFNFSTIYNYLMGSMENFVEAYDLPSKVGRGRYSPKMKPKIKLSQWRKGSQWFEMDRELAIEVISDKRYFPIFEKHCKNSCYSDEHYLPTLVSIQFWRRNSNRTLTWVDWSKGGPHPSRYLRTDVTIDFLKRLRSGSQCKYNGKSTDICYLFARKFSLHALDRLLRFAPKLMHFN, encoded by the exons ATGAAGAACAAACTGCAACAAGGGTCAGCAATGTCATCCCCAAAACTGCTGCTCAATGCCCAAATGCACCTCCACAGCCtcatcttctattttcttctcttctgcTCCGGCTTAGCCCTTGGCCTCACACTCAGTTTCTATCTCAGAGATTTCTCCTTCAACTTGCATCTCAACCAACTCCTCATACCTACCCttaaatcatcatcatcatcaccaccatcatcatcatcgccACCATGCCCTCCAACTTTTCTTTCATTCAAAACTACTGCAGCCAAGATTAATAATAATCACAGTCGAGTTGGGTTAACAGAGTTCTTGAAACCACCCCATGTCATGCACGATATGGAAGACGAACAGTTACTGTGGAGAGCTTCAATGGTTCCCAGAATTCATGATTTCCCATTCAAACGCACCCCAAAAGTTGCATTCATGTTTCTGACAAAAGGGCCTGTGCTGTTGGCTCCACTCTGGGAGATGTTCTTCAAAGGGCATGAAGGTCTGTACTCTGTTTATGTGCACCCAAATCCATCTTTCAATGGAACAGTGCCCCAAAATTCGGTTTTCCATGGCCGGAGGATCCCAAGCAAG GCCGTGAGATGGGGGAAGTTTAACATGGTGGAAGCGGAGCGCCGCCTGCTAGCGAATGCGTTGCTTGACATGTCGAACCAACGTTTCGTCCTCCTCTCGGAGTCGTGCATTCCTTTGTTCAATTTCTCTACGATTTACAATTATCTAATGGGCTcgatggaaaattttgtggagGCCTATGATTTACCGAGCAAAGTGGGCCGAGGTCGATATAGCCCAAAAATGAAGCCCAAAATTAAGCTTTCGCAATGGAGGAAAGGGTCCCAATGGTTCGAGATGGACCGTGAACTTGCCATTGAAGTAATTTCAGACAAAAGATATTTCCCAATATTTGAAAAACATTGCAAGAACTCATGTTATTCGGATGAGCACTACTTGCCAACATTAGTTAGTATCCAATTTTGGAGGAGGAATTCAAATAGGACGTTGACTTGGGTTGACTGGTCAAAGGGTGGACCCCATCCATCTAGGTATCTAAGAACAGATGTCACCATTGATTTTTTGAAGAGGTTAAGGAGTGGTAGCCAATGTAAGTACAATGGAAAGAGCACAGATATTTGCTATTTGTTTGCAAGGAAGTTCTCTCTCCATGCTTTGGATAGGTTGTTGAGGTTTGCTCCAAAGCTTATGCATTTCAATTGA